CTAGCCATCCAAACAATGCATAGATACTtatccagaaacagaaaatgtaggATGAATTAGGACTGTCAAGCCAAAGAGAAGTGCAAAACACTGCCTACAGTGTTTTCTTCAGTAGCTTAGTAAACTTAGTAAACTGGTGCAAAAGGCAATGGTGTACCTTTTGTGAATGGCCTCCACTAAATAAATGGTGTATGAACTACACCAGCACTAAATCCCTGCTATTTCATTTTAACTAATAGCTTTCAGAGAGAAGACAAAACTTTGTAGAAGATGCTGTCTCAGATACTTAAACATATGTGGGATGCATCTTACCTGTTTGCTGTACTTGTTATTGGTTTGACAGCTGTACTCAGAGCAGTGATCTGATCCAATTGAAATGTTGTCTCCTGCTCCCACAAATGTGTTAGCTGGTGGTAGATCTTGTACGGCCTGGTGTTTTTTTCCTGCAGTTGGTGATTGGGGGTGAAGCTGGACAGTTGGCAATGGGGAACTAGATTTGTAATGCCTGGCCAGGTCAGGACTGCCGGGCCCGCCGTTAACTGATCGGTATCGGCCCATGCTTGGGCTGTCTGACAGCTTCTCATTGACACTATCATACCTCTGTCCATTTGGTTTAGAAGCTTCTACAGTGACAATGCTGCTGTAGAGAGGCTGcttagattttttgtttttcttgtcctttttagGCTTTTTAGATTTGTCATGCTGTTGGGGTGTAAAAAAGTCTTCATGATCTTTTTTGCCAGCTTCatagccatttttatttttggaacgGCAGTATCTTGCCATCACTACAATTAAGATGATTAGAATCACTGTCATAATTCCAGCAACCACCCCAATCACAATACTGAGTCTCTGTTTGCTAATTTCATAGCTTGGGTCACCAGCTATATCCTGGGTAAGTGGGGTGTGCAAACTTCTGGCTATCTGGGAGTCAATCACAGTTGCATTAGAAACACTTTCATTGACAAACACATGCACCAGAGTCGTCGTGGACTGGGAAGGCTGCCCACTGTCATTCACTTGCACTACCAACCTGTGCAAGCCATAATGCTTTTGGGTGAGTTTTCCCACTAAGGAAACCACACCACTGGTGGAATCAATCTCAAACAGCTTGAAGGGATTCCCTCCCACAATGCTGTAGTTAAGGTCTGCATTGATGCCATCATCACTGTCTGTTGCCAACACTGTAGCTACCACTGTTCTGACATTACTTGAAGGTGGCAGTAAAGTGTAGGAAATGTTTCTGGGAAGGGTAACGGTGGGAGCGTTGTCATTCTCATCCATCACAAAGAGAGAGACTGTGGCTGTTGCAGATCTGGGAGGATCTCCCCCATCCACAGCCTTGACTCTGAATGTGTATGTGGTCTGATGTTCCCGGTCAAAAGACATGGTGGAGTAAATGGTCCCTGTGTcattttcaatggaaaaaatGTTACTGTTCTCCTCTATGTACAGGCTCATCTCCGCATTGCGCCCCTTGTCAGCATCCATCACTGTGACCATTCCCACGGGGCTGTTGGGCTGCAAGTTTTCTTTCACATAAAAGGTAAAGACGTCCTGCATAAACTTAGGGTCATTGTCATTCTTGTCAGCCACCTGCACAATCACAGTGGTGCTGCCCTGCAGCACCGGGATGCCTTTGTCTTTGGCGTTAACTTTAAACTCATACCTGTCAGTCTGCTCACGGTCCAGCACCGTATTGACGAGGATGTCCCCGGAATCGGGATCTATGGCAAAGATCCCCATGACGGAAGAGTCCAGAGAGTAGGCGATCTCAGCGTTTTTCCCGCTGTCGGCGTCTGTCGCCAGCACCGTGGCTACCCTCTCACCAGGGATGTTGTTCTCGGGAAAGTAAACCTCCACCACCGACTGGCCGAAGACGGGAGGGTTGTCATTAGTGTCTCCCACCTTGACAATCAGGGAGTTGTTGCTGGAGAGGCTAGGGCTGCCCGAGTCCACCGCCACTATGACCACGTTGAACTCCCGAGTGGTCTCATAGTCCAAAGGGGCAGACGTGTGCAGAAAGTACTTTTTCTTGTTCTGATCGCCCTCTGTGTCGCTGGCCGGTTTGAGTTGGAAGGGCACGTCGCCCACCACGGTACAGGTGACCACTCCGTTCTCGCCTTGGTCTCGGTCAGACACCTGCACCAGGGCGATGGGGGTGTCGACCAGAACGTCCTCGGCCACGTTGGCCACCCCGTCCTTGAGTGGGATACGCCCGATCTTGCGGATTTCAATGGACGGCACATTGTCGTTCTCGTCCTTGATATTGAGGACCACCGTGGCTTTGTCGGTCTTGGGGGGCTGCCCGCGATCGCGGGCCATGACAGTGAAGCGCAGCTGGTTCACCTCCTCGCGGTCGATACGATGCAGGACACTGAGCCAGCCGGACGTCTCGTCGAGGCGCAGCAGCCGCCTCACGGACTCAGTAGCCGCCCCAAACACATACTCAATCTGCCCGTTGACCCCCACGTCCAGGTCGGCGGCGCGCAGCTGCAGGATGGGGGTCCCTGGGGCGCTGTTCTCGGCCAGGTCAGCCTCGTACACGCTCTTCTCGAAGCGGGGGCTGTTGTCATTCACGTCAGTGATGAGCACCCGCAGGATGGCCTGAGAGGAGCGGGGCGGGTCGCCACCGTCGCGCACCCGTAGGGTCAACTCGTAGGAGTCGCGCTGTTCGCGGTCCAGCGCCCCCTTCACGATCAACTGCGGCTGCTTCTCGCCATCCGGGGTGTCGGCCACCTGCAGCTCGAACACGCTGCTGCGGCCTCCCGGGTTGGTCCCGCTGCCACCCTCCGGCGCGTCCAGCCGCCTCTTGGAGCCACCCGAGCCGCCGCCGCCGGTCGCGCCGTTCCCGCCGCCCCCGGGGTAGGGGGCGCTGTCGGCAGGCCCGGCGCGCCGgccctcgccgccgccgccgccgcccccgggcTCCTGGAGCAGCTCGTAGCGGTCGATGCCGTTGCGACCGAAGTCACGGTCGGTGGCGGTGGGTAGCAGGTAGAGAGTGCCCACGGGCCGGTTCTCCTCCACCGTGAGCGTAAGCACGGGCGACGGGAAGGTGGGCGTGTTGTCGTTGATGTCGAGCACGATGACCCGACCCTCGAACAGGTCCACCCAGCTCTGCGAGGGCCCGATCACCGACACCTCGAAGTCCAGGAAGCACTCGTTCTCGTCGAAGATCATCTGACACTGGGGCAGCTTCTCGCGGTCGATGCGCCGTTCGCTCGTACTCAGCTCGCCGGTGAGGTTGTCGATCTTCAGGTACTCTGAGCCCGACTCGAGGCTGAAAGTCACCTCACCGGAGCCGGTCACGATGCCCAAGTCCGAGGCGACGTTGCCGATGCGGACGTCTGCTGGGCCCTCCTCGGCCAGTCGGTACCGGAGGAGTTGTTTGGCGGCCGCCAGGCTGAGTGAGAGCGGCAGGAGGAGACAGCAGCCCAGGCACCAGGCGCGCGCCCATCCCGTGGTCCGCATCCTCAGCATCTTCTCCTGCTGCTGTTGCTACTGCTCCTTCTAATCAAGGCCCCCTCGGCGCCCCCTTCCTCCGGGGCCGGtcgcctgccctcctcccagtccTCTCTCCTCTCCGGGAAGGGAAGAAgcgagaggaagaggagggagggggcaagaGCAACGTCCAGAGTCAGCCAGGGGGGACCAGCGATagatccttctttttttttcctcctgcttcttCCGAAAGTTATTGTTTCATAATTCATGCAATGGGTACTAATCGCCCACTTGCCGGCCGCCGTTCAGTCGCAGTACTCACAGTTCACGGGACACTGCGCGCCGCGGACTCGGCGCCCCCCCAGAGTCATTCCCGCAGCGGGCGGAGGATCCCGAGCTACTGTCCCCGCTCTGTCGGATGGGGCCGGAACCGCTCCGGGAGGCGGGCGGTGGAGCCGGGAAGCGGAGGGGAGCGAGCCTGCAGCTCACCCCGCCTGCCAACCCCGCTGGTCTTTGATGCTACTCGAGTTGAGTCCAATTCACGTTTCAGCCACTCACTCCAGACCCAGCTTCTGCTCCGGCTGCCCAGGCAAACGTGAGTCGCTTCCTGCACGAGGCGCTAGGGTCAGCAACAAGCCAGTCTCAACTCCGACTCCGCTCAGGCAGCGGAGGAGCCAGGCAACGGATCAAGAATGAAAAATCCCGGCAGGTCGCTTCGGGCACCGTGCAGTGGAGACCACTCGCGTCACACAGCGGTCCGCGTCTGGGTCCCCCCCGTGTGCGGAAGAGCAGCCCGAGCCATCTTCAGAGATGCCCGGAGAGTCAGTCCCTTCACTCCCGAGAGCTCgggtttctcttttttcttaacaaCTCTGCGCAAGGTCATTAGTCACGAAGCCGCCGCCTGAAACCGCAGCAGCCGTTCGCCCGCGGGGTGAAGCCTGAGCCGTGCGCACTTCGCGGTGCCCAAGTTTGGGTTCGCAGCCGTAGAGTCCGTGCCTTTCCTCACCTGCATTCGGCCCGCATGTCAGAGCACTGGGATCTGCAGCGCTGTGCGCGATTCAGGGAGGAGATtgcagcctctctctctccccgcgcgcgctctctctctctccctctccctctctctcgatccctcccctccctccctctatcctctctctcctcctcctctctcctccctcctctcctttcccctttccccttctcccactCTCTCTAGTAcgctccctctccttcctccaagtCCCAATGCTGGCAACTCGAGCTGAACTTGATCCCTTTGCAGTTCAAAGGTGAGCAAACCAGGCTCGGCGCGCAGGCGACGTTGGCCTGGCGAAAGCCCCCGGCCAGGCTCCCCCAACGGCAATTAACAAAGATGCCCAATTCTGTCCGGAtttctgaagaaaaaggaaaaggcacCGGGGAGGGGGGTGTTAGGGGAGGTGGAGTCAGATACAGCTGCcaagtagcttaaaaaaaaaaaaaaaagaaatccagtttGCCAAGGGGAGAAAAAGTGCCAGTCGGTTGTTGCCTCGGAAGTGCCCTGGCACGGCGGGTGAATTCCGCAGTTGTCTCGCCCCCTTTCTGTCTGGGAGAGTCTGGTGCGGGAGCTCCCGCCGCCCCTTTGGCTGCCTCGGCTCAAAGACACTGAATGGCAAATGGGAAGCTCCCTCTCGCTAGCCGAGAGCCGGAAACCCTCAAGTTTTCCCAAAGTGATGGTTGCTGCTGGGAGCTCGCTGCCTAGCTCGCGGCTCAGGCTTGTCCCTGACGCTGCTGCGGtgtcggcggcggcggcggcggcggcggcggtagcAGCCGAGCCGCGGAAACTACACACtctcagagaaggagggaggagtgccggggggagggagagaggagggagcacCAGCCAGCCGCCTCGCTCCGGAAAGCCCAGCTTCAGCTTCGGAGGTCACTCCAAGTGTGCACAATTCTAACAAGTCCCCCTTAAACCAAagcctgcccctctccctccccagtgaGTGCAGCCGCGGCCTCCCAGTTGCGGGGGGCACTTGCTTTCCCTCCGTGGGGCTGGTAAATTTCCTCCTAGCTCTGACTAATGCCGAGTGCGTGTGTGAGAGCGCTGGAGCGGGTGTCAGGAAACGtttctcctcctgccccttctcAGACGATGTTCCCCACCCCTCAAAGTGTCTGTGGTTCTCGATTTAGCATCTTGGCTGGGGTATGGTCAGCTGTGGCTTCGGGGACCCCGCGTGCGCCCATGGAGCCACGCTGGTGTTCTGAGAAACCATGATGGGCTGCAGTGGTTAAGAGAGAACATCAAActccagagagagacagagagggatcCTTTTTTGGGAGCGCAGAGTTAgaagggctggggttggggggcggggggctgtcTTTGTTTAAATGCTTGGCATTCCTGTCATCGTGCTTGCTTACGGGGGTAGaccgtgtgtgtgcgcgcgcctGGGGAATAAACACATGTTGGAAGCCTCGATATTCTTTTCTGAGCAGAAAGCTGCAGCCTTTAGTAACTGGCAAAGTGTAGCGTCACCTATCTGgataaaagggaaataaacttTAATGGCAACTTTGTGTACCGAAGTGTCCCTagctccttttctctccttcttttgaCTTTGTGCCACTTGATCGTACACGGTATTCCCCGACGCGAGGCTTCCCCAGTTTTCAATCACGGCCACTGCAGCCGGCCTCATCGAATCTCAATTCTAGCTGTGTTTTCTTAACTGTATACTCTGAGCCGTATACTCTTTATTTAAGCGGCTGTTTAACAACCGGGCCCCCGCCAGGATAAGGGGGGTTGAGGTGGGCAGGAAATACCTGGGGAAAATTCTTACCAcctcaaaaaaggaaaggggCTGCTGCTGGATTTTGGTTGGTCCTCAGCTGATCTGCTCAATCTATAGGCACTGAAAGGCCTCctcttaaaggaaaatttaaagcgaaaagaagaaaagagaaagaaattcgtCCAGAGTGGGTACTCTGCCTTTACGAGACTTGTGTGAGGAGGCAGAATGATTTAAAGAAGACAAACACCAGTAAAGTCTACGAGCAGATGTATCGCGCGGTTGTTTAGGCGGGCGCAGCCAGCAGGAACGGGGGGAGAGGCGGCAGAGATTTCCAAGCATTCCCTATGGGTGATCGTAGAGGCGCGGAGGATGGGAGCGTGTGGGTATGTGCCAGGAAGCTGGCGTGTATTTTCTAGTCTGCTAAAACAGCGGCACGCGGGGGTAGCGGCTCCTCCTCCGAGGCCAGGCACCGGGCCTTTCCGCCCCCAGAcctcccaccccctacccacTGGCCTCCACCAGAGCCTCTCCGTTCTATATCTGCAGCATCAGCGAGAAAAGCCCCGCGCGCAGACTCAGTGCGCACCGCCGCAGTCTGgagccggggggcgggggcgggggcccgCGCCGCAGCGTGCTAGCTGCCGGCTAAGTGTCAGTAACGCCAAATTCCCCTTTTATTTGAGAAGCTCCGGTTTATCCGAACGCCTGCCTCCCCCGACACCCAGTCCCCCTTTTTCCAGGGTCCAAGGCAAAAGAGGGAAGCCGGCTCCACTCTGAGGCCTTGCGCCAGAGCATTCCGATACGCGGCAATATGGTGCAGTGCACTCACTCTCCTAGCTAcctttactaagattttgcaaaCTTCAGGCAGCCGCGTGGGCAGACAGGTTGTGCACTACTTGCATTGCCAGACCATAAACTTGAACAAGCCCCTGTGCATCTTCAAACATTCTCCCACCGCTCCGGCGCGCAATCTTCAGGCGCACACCAGAGCGGGGCAAAAGAGTGGGCGGCTTTTCCCCAGTGCCCTGAAAATGTTCCTGAagacggtgtgtgtgtgtgtgtgtgtgtgtatgtgtgtgtgtgtgcacgcgcgcgcgcgcagcGCGTCCTTCACAGTGGAGTGGTTTCCTCATTGCGAGCGGGAGTTAGtctccagcccttcctccctgctctcATCCCTACCAACTCCGCCGCCAAGCCAAACCAGCGTGGGAAATGGGTCCGACGTGCACGGCATGGAGAAAAGCGCGGCCAGGCTGCCGAGGCCCTGAAGCTTCCtggctttcctccctccctccacggTCCCCGGCTCCGACCTCTCCCCGGGAGCAGCCCGGGAGTGTTGGCAGATTTGCCCAGCCGATCGGTTcttgggaaagggaagggaatggGCGGGGTATGGGTGTGGGCGAGGTGAGGGGAGCCCTCGGGGCGTCCTTGCCACAACCGGAGCTCCCAATCCTCTTCCGCCCCCTATCTAGGGACTGACACTCCAACTCTAGCCACCAGCCGGCGCGGAGGAT
The nucleotide sequence above comes from Camelus dromedarius isolate mCamDro1 chromosome 1, mCamDro1.pat, whole genome shotgun sequence. Encoded proteins:
- the PCDH7 gene encoding protocadherin-7 isoform X2 produces the protein MLRMRTTGWARAWCLGCCLLLPLSLSLAAAKQLLRYRLAEEGPADVRIGNVASDLGIVTGSGEVTFSLESGSEYLKIDNLTGELSTSERRIDREKLPQCQMIFDENECFLDFEVSVIGPSQSWVDLFEGRVIVLDINDNTPTFPSPVLTLTVEENRPVGTLYLLPTATDRDFGRNGIDRYELLQEPGGGGGGGEGRRAGPADSAPYPGGGGNGATGGGGSGGSKRRLDAPEGGSGTNPGGRSSVFELQVADTPDGEKQPQLIVKGALDREQRDSYELTLRVRDGGDPPRSSQAILRVLITDVNDNSPRFEKSVYEADLAENSAPGTPILQLRAADLDVGVNGQIEYVFGAATESVRRLLRLDETSGWLSVLHRIDREEVNQLRFTVMARDRGQPPKTDKATVVLNIKDENDNVPSIEIRKIGRIPLKDGVANVAEDVLVDTPIALVQVSDRDQGENGVVTCTVVGDVPFQLKPASDTEGDQNKKKYFLHTSAPLDYETTREFNVVIVAVDSGSPSLSSNNSLIVKVGDTNDNPPVFGQSVVEVYFPENNIPGERVATVLATDADSGKNAEIAYSLDSSVMGIFAIDPDSGDILVNTVLDREQTDRYEFKVNAKDKGIPVLQGSTTVIVQVADKNDNDPKFMQDVFTFYVKENLQPNSPVGMVTVMDADKGRNAEMSLYIEENSNIFSIENDTGTIYSTMSFDREHQTTYTFRVKAVDGGDPPRSATATVSLFVMDENDNAPTVTLPRNISYTLLPPSSNVRTVVATVLATDSDDGINADLNYSIVGGNPFKLFEIDSTSGVVSLVGKLTQKHYGLHRLVVQVNDSGQPSQSTTTLVHVFVNESVSNATVIDSQIARSLHTPLTQDIAGDPSYEISKQRLSIVIGVVAGIMTVILIILIVVMARYCRSKNKNGYEAGKKDHEDFFTPQQHDKSKKPKKDKKNKKSKQPLYSSIVTVEASKPNGQRYDSVNEKLSDSPSMGRYRSVNGGPGSPDLARHYKSSSPLPTVQLHPQSPTAGKKHQAVQDLPPANTFVGAGDNISIGSDHCSEYSCQTNNKYSKQFPETACIIWLSTLASSKPAMPFRRVTFSVVSQPQDPHQGSLQSCYDSGLEESETPSSKSSSGPRLGALPLPEDNYERTTPDGSVDSRPLPDVALTGKCTRECDEYGHSDSCWMPVRTSPERKKSQPKLSTFMPVDERGSQEKLANGEAAIMGDRNRNLLNKKLTSSYETFSAASFSKNEEANTEDIPLTKTGEYKPSPVNTLTRREVYL